Proteins co-encoded in one Dyella japonica A8 genomic window:
- a CDS encoding SH3 domain-containing protein yields MPRLTLCLIAALAAAPVLADKGPDPVPVPPSGVIGISNNAMLGPDFWIKQSAQPGRVLLDASEITAQNANLFKADPSMHDLRALPAQIDRAMVTGWISDLSQYPTRKLYDAKGQAVPDSLRGQLAAALALDAVPAQQPARYGMVVQRAALRTFPTDTRVFTSTDDTDIDRFQESAEFPGTPVLIAHASRDGRWLFVVSPRYAAWTHRENVAEGAAAEVLSYAGRRPHRVITGGTVRSVFTPEQPAVSQLQLDMGIALPVLSDLPADQPVNGQSPYTSYVVDLPIRQADGKLAFSPALIQRIADTQDDYLPLTEANILRQAFKFLGERYGWGHDYDGRDCSGFVSDVYRSLGVEMPRNTSKQATSPGFTHQAFSDKDSHDARMQAAMALNVGDLVYIPGHVMMVVGKLNGAPYVIHDTSGIAYRDGRGGMRRVKLNEVSVTPLLPLMYDDTHSYVDRMTSIVHVRP; encoded by the coding sequence ATGCCTCGCCTGACGTTATGTCTGATCGCCGCCCTCGCGGCCGCACCTGTGCTGGCGGACAAGGGGCCCGATCCGGTCCCCGTGCCGCCGTCCGGTGTCATCGGTATCTCCAACAACGCGATGCTCGGACCGGACTTCTGGATCAAGCAGTCCGCCCAGCCCGGCCGCGTGCTGCTCGACGCCAGCGAGATCACCGCGCAAAACGCAAACCTTTTCAAGGCCGATCCGTCCATGCACGACCTCCGGGCGTTGCCCGCGCAGATCGACCGCGCGATGGTGACCGGCTGGATCAGCGACCTGTCGCAATACCCCACGCGCAAGCTCTACGACGCCAAGGGGCAGGCCGTGCCCGACAGCTTGCGCGGGCAACTGGCAGCCGCACTGGCGCTGGACGCGGTGCCGGCGCAACAACCGGCTCGCTACGGCATGGTGGTTCAGCGTGCCGCGTTGCGCACCTTCCCGACCGACACACGGGTGTTCACCTCGACCGACGACACCGATATCGACCGCTTCCAGGAAAGCGCGGAATTTCCGGGCACGCCGGTGCTGATCGCGCACGCCAGCCGCGACGGCCGCTGGCTGTTCGTGGTGAGCCCGCGCTATGCCGCGTGGACGCACCGCGAGAACGTGGCCGAAGGGGCGGCTGCCGAGGTGCTGTCGTATGCCGGCCGCAGGCCGCATCGCGTTATCACTGGTGGCACGGTGCGCAGCGTATTCACGCCGGAGCAGCCGGCCGTGTCGCAGTTGCAGCTGGACATGGGCATCGCCCTGCCGGTGTTGTCCGATCTTCCCGCCGACCAGCCGGTGAATGGCCAATCGCCGTACACCTCGTACGTGGTGGATCTGCCCATCCGCCAGGCAGACGGCAAGCTCGCCTTCTCGCCTGCCTTGATCCAGCGCATCGCCGATACGCAGGACGACTACCTGCCGCTGACGGAAGCCAACATTCTCCGGCAAGCATTCAAGTTTCTCGGCGAACGTTACGGTTGGGGCCACGATTACGATGGCCGCGACTGCAGCGGCTTCGTTTCGGACGTCTATCGCAGCTTGGGTGTGGAGATGCCGCGCAACACCAGCAAGCAGGCGACCAGCCCGGGCTTTACGCACCAGGCTTTTAGCGACAAGGACAGCCACGACGCGCGCATGCAGGCGGCGATGGCGCTGAACGTGGGTGATCTCGTCTACATCCCCGGCCACGTGATGATGGTGGTCGGCAAGCTCAATGGCGCGCCCTACGTCATCCACGACACCAGTGGCATCGCCTATCGCGATGGCAGGGGCGGCATGCGCCGCGTCAAGCTCAACGAAGTGTCGGTGACGCCGTTGCTGCCACTGATGTACGACGACACGCACAGCTACGTCGACCGCATGACCAGCATCGTGCACGTGCGCCCGTGA
- a CDS encoding dipeptide epimerase yields the protein MKITDIQFGMLRVPLKTPFKTALRTVNQVEDIVVMVRTDTGHVGHGEAPATAVITGDTHGSIIDAIRHYIAPRLIGEDIADLNRLTQLIQGSMEKNTSAKAAVEIAVYDLWGQLYNAPLYKLLGGGDPVITTDITISVDYIDKMVADSISAVERGFESLKIKVGKDIGVDIERVKAIYAAVENRALLRLDANQGWTAKQAVYALQTLEDAGVRLELVEQPVKARDLEGMRYVTERVHTPIMADESVFGPMEVIDLIQMRAADIINIKLMKTGGISNAIRIADIAGMYGVECMIGCMLETSISVAAAVHVAVAKSAVITKVDLDGPSLCQYDPVNGGVVFNESEISVTDAPGLGIREIRGLEKLAG from the coding sequence ATGAAGATCACGGACATCCAGTTCGGCATGCTGAGGGTACCGTTGAAGACGCCGTTCAAGACGGCGCTGCGCACGGTCAACCAGGTCGAGGACATCGTGGTGATGGTGCGCACCGACACCGGCCACGTCGGCCATGGCGAGGCACCGGCGACCGCGGTGATCACGGGTGACACGCACGGCTCGATCATCGATGCGATCCGTCATTACATCGCGCCGCGCCTGATCGGCGAGGACATCGCCGACCTCAATCGCCTCACCCAACTGATCCAGGGCTCGATGGAGAAGAACACCAGCGCCAAGGCGGCGGTGGAAATCGCCGTCTACGACCTGTGGGGGCAGCTCTACAACGCACCGCTGTACAAGTTGCTCGGTGGCGGCGACCCGGTGATCACCACCGACATCACCATCAGCGTCGACTACATCGACAAGATGGTGGCTGATTCCATCAGCGCGGTGGAGCGCGGCTTCGAGTCGCTCAAGATCAAGGTGGGCAAGGACATTGGCGTGGACATCGAGCGTGTCAAGGCGATCTACGCGGCGGTGGAAAACCGCGCGCTGCTGCGCCTGGACGCCAACCAGGGCTGGACCGCCAAACAGGCCGTCTACGCGCTGCAGACGCTGGAGGACGCCGGCGTGCGGCTGGAACTGGTGGAGCAGCCGGTGAAGGCGCGCGACCTGGAGGGCATGCGCTATGTCACCGAACGCGTGCACACGCCCATCATGGCCGACGAAAGCGTGTTCGGCCCGATGGAAGTGATCGACCTGATCCAGATGCGCGCGGCGGACATCATCAACATCAAGCTGATGAAGACCGGCGGCATCTCCAACGCCATTCGCATCGCCGACATCGCCGGCATGTACGGGGTAGAGTGCATGATCGGCTGCATGCTGGAAACCAGCATCAGCGTGGCGGCGGCCGTGCATGTGGCAGTGGCCAAGTCGGCGGTGATCACCAAGGTGGATCTGGACGGCCCGTCGCTGTGCCAGTATGACCCGGTCAACGGCGGCGTGGTCTTCAACGAGTCGGAGATCTCCGTCACCGACGCGCCGGGCCTGGGTATCCGGGAAATCCGTGGCCTCGAAAAGCTGGCGGGCTGA
- a CDS encoding MurR/RpiR family transcriptional regulator translates to MSPLVKIRSERDQMSAVERRVADFILENAQLLRDYSSQQLADALGISQSSVVKFTQKLGFKGYPDLKYSVGEAIARADQGETEQVVPHARAAVGEPAGNLWRCKSGAEEETRLINSPDTLRAVAEAIAKAGATGKVFMIGLGDDDIYARSFALRLSLLGMAVVHHFDAARMAASVSAAGAGDVLLVFSEHGNHPALCKIGRFFRERRGRLISVTRHTSNPLRALADIALLVSAHDDRPYIQPVLYQSALQHLLDNVFVQLCESDEQRHGQLLRNLERVRQMLEP, encoded by the coding sequence ATGTCACCCCTGGTGAAAATCCGCTCCGAACGCGACCAGATGTCGGCGGTCGAGCGGCGCGTCGCCGATTTCATCCTCGAGAACGCCCAACTGCTGCGTGATTATTCCTCGCAGCAGCTGGCGGACGCGCTGGGCATCAGCCAGTCCAGTGTGGTGAAGTTCACGCAGAAGCTGGGGTTCAAGGGTTACCCGGACCTCAAGTATTCCGTCGGCGAGGCCATCGCGCGAGCCGACCAAGGCGAAACCGAACAGGTCGTGCCGCACGCGCGGGCGGCCGTGGGCGAACCGGCCGGCAACCTCTGGCGATGCAAGTCCGGGGCGGAAGAAGAGACGCGGCTGATCAACTCGCCGGACACCTTGCGGGCCGTGGCGGAAGCCATCGCCAAGGCGGGCGCCACCGGCAAGGTCTTCATGATCGGCCTGGGCGACGACGACATCTATGCGCGCAGTTTCGCGCTGCGCCTGTCGTTGCTTGGCATGGCCGTCGTGCACCACTTCGATGCGGCGCGCATGGCGGCCAGCGTGTCTGCCGCCGGTGCCGGCGACGTGCTGCTGGTGTTCTCCGAGCACGGCAATCATCCGGCGCTGTGCAAGATCGGCCGCTTCTTCCGCGAGCGCCGCGGCCGGCTGATCTCGGTGACGCGGCATACCTCCAACCCCTTGCGTGCGCTCGCGGACATCGCCCTGCTGGTGTCCGCGCACGACGACCGGCCGTACATCCAGCCGGTGCTCTACCAATCGGCGTTGCAGCACCTGCTCGATAACGTGTTCGTGCAACTGTGCGAAAGCGACGAGCAACGACACGGCCAGCTGCTCAGGAATCTCGAACGCGTCCGGCAGATGCTGGAACCTTAG
- a CDS encoding L,D-transpeptidase family protein: MTTPYRRFALRRLLALALAATFVAPALAAHDDGNWRSSRQMVLVITPDWNTDHGVLRAFERTGDSWTPVVDAQAVTVGRAGSAWGMGLNAPQADGPQKHEGDGRAAAGVYRVGEVFGYAASADTHMPYAAMTDTDWCVDVDGSPYYNQIVDAKKVGEKAVDGASEPMRRDLHLHGDQRYKIGFVIEHNAKGKPGGGSCIFAHLWASPTDATAGCTAMPEPVMRQLLAWMKPDEQPVFVLLPRSEYVRLQSSWHLPALGRQP, translated from the coding sequence ATGACTACTCCATACCGTCGTTTCGCGCTCCGTCGTCTTCTCGCTCTCGCGCTTGCCGCGACCTTCGTGGCGCCCGCGCTTGCCGCCCATGACGACGGCAACTGGCGATCGTCCCGCCAGATGGTGCTGGTGATCACGCCCGACTGGAATACCGATCACGGCGTGCTGCGCGCCTTCGAGCGCACCGGTGACAGCTGGACGCCGGTGGTGGATGCGCAGGCGGTCACGGTGGGGCGCGCCGGTTCGGCCTGGGGCATGGGCCTTAATGCGCCACAGGCAGATGGCCCGCAGAAGCACGAGGGCGATGGTCGCGCCGCGGCGGGCGTCTATCGCGTCGGCGAAGTTTTTGGCTATGCGGCCAGTGCCGATACGCACATGCCCTATGCGGCCATGACGGACACCGACTGGTGCGTCGACGTGGATGGCTCGCCGTACTACAACCAGATCGTCGATGCGAAGAAGGTGGGCGAGAAGGCGGTGGATGGCGCGAGCGAACCCATGCGGCGCGACCTGCACCTGCATGGCGACCAGCGCTACAAGATCGGCTTCGTCATCGAACACAACGCCAAGGGCAAGCCGGGTGGCGGCAGCTGCATCTTCGCGCATCTGTGGGCATCGCCAACCGATGCCACGGCCGGCTGCACCGCGATGCCCGAGCCCGTGATGCGCCAACTGCTGGCCTGGATGAAGCCGGACGAGCAGCCCGTCTTCGTGCTGCTGCCGCGAAGCGAGTATGTGCGGCTGCAGTCGTCGTGGCACCTGCCTGCGCTGGGCCGGCAGCCGTGA
- a CDS encoding NAD(P)/FAD-dependent oxidoreductase: MSKLHDADVMVIGAGMAGASVAHFLAPHARVLLLEREEHAGMHSTGRSAAMFSETYGSAQVRALTRAARRFFDRPPAGFAGHALLSPRGSVSIGTDEQIDRVYALHAEMAARTQGLRVVDAAWLRETVPVLRPEAAQIGLVEPGAADIDVNELHQGFLRGARASGAQLRFSVDIRSIERGPGHWFIDAGSEHFRAPLLVNAAGAWVDQVAALAGVAPIGIQPKRRSAFLFEPPSSVDTSRWPFVTDVEETFYFKPDAGLLLGCPANADPVVPHDVQPEELDIAIGIHRIEEATTMTIRRPTRAWAGLRSFVADGDLVGGFAPDARDFFWVAAQGGYGIQTSASMGEACAHLVLGRPLPGHLQDAGVTAAMLDPRRLKR, translated from the coding sequence ATGAGCAAGCTGCACGACGCCGACGTCATGGTGATCGGGGCGGGTATGGCTGGTGCCTCTGTGGCCCATTTCCTGGCGCCGCATGCGCGCGTGCTGCTGCTCGAGCGCGAGGAGCATGCGGGCATGCATTCGACCGGTCGTTCGGCAGCGATGTTTTCCGAGACGTATGGCTCGGCGCAGGTGCGCGCGCTGACGCGGGCGGCGCGGCGCTTCTTCGACCGTCCACCCGCAGGGTTTGCCGGTCACGCCCTTCTTTCGCCCCGTGGCTCGGTGAGCATCGGTACGGACGAGCAGATCGACCGGGTGTACGCCTTGCACGCGGAGATGGCCGCGCGGACTCAGGGTCTTCGAGTCGTGGATGCGGCGTGGTTGCGCGAAACCGTGCCGGTACTGCGCCCGGAGGCTGCGCAGATCGGGCTGGTCGAGCCCGGCGCGGCGGATATCGACGTGAACGAATTGCACCAGGGTTTTCTGCGCGGCGCGCGGGCAAGCGGCGCGCAGTTGCGCTTCAGTGTAGACATCCGTTCGATCGAGCGCGGGCCGGGGCATTGGTTCATCGATGCGGGCAGTGAGCACTTCCGCGCGCCCCTGCTGGTCAATGCCGCCGGTGCCTGGGTGGACCAGGTCGCCGCGCTCGCCGGTGTCGCGCCTATCGGCATCCAGCCGAAGCGTCGTTCTGCGTTCCTGTTCGAGCCGCCATCGAGTGTGGACACCTCGCGCTGGCCGTTCGTCACCGATGTCGAAGAAACGTTCTACTTCAAGCCGGATGCGGGCCTGCTGCTGGGTTGCCCCGCGAATGCGGACCCAGTGGTCCCGCACGACGTGCAGCCGGAGGAGCTCGATATCGCCATCGGCATTCATCGCATCGAAGAGGCCACCACGATGACCATTCGCCGCCCTACGCGAGCATGGGCGGGTTTGCGTTCGTTTGTGGCGGATGGCGATCTGGTGGGCGGGTTCGCGCCCGATGCGAGGGATTTTTTCTGGGTGGCCGCGCAAGGCGGTTATGGCATCCAGACCTCTGCCTCCATGGGCGAGGCCTGCGCTCATCTGGTGCTGGGCCGTCCTTTGCCCGGCCATCTGCAGGACGCCGGTGTGACGGCCGCGATGCTCGATCCGCGGCGACTGAAGCGCTGA
- a CDS encoding anthranilate synthase component II — protein sequence MLLMIDNYDSFTFNLVQYLGELGQAVKVVRNDAVDVAGIRALKPSHIMISPGPGTPDDAGVSLDVLRELAGEIPVFGVCLGHQAIGQVFGGKVIRAKQIMHGKTSPVRHRGQGVFAGLPDPFEATRYHSLVVEQDSLPDCLEVTAWTENADGSIDEIMGLRHKTLKVEGVQFHPESILTQYGHDLLRNFLGLPLKLAA from the coding sequence ATGCTCCTGATGATCGACAACTACGACAGCTTCACCTTCAACCTCGTGCAGTACCTGGGCGAGTTGGGGCAGGCGGTGAAAGTGGTGCGCAACGACGCAGTGGATGTGGCGGGCATCCGGGCGCTGAAACCTTCCCACATCATGATTTCGCCGGGCCCGGGCACACCGGACGATGCCGGCGTGTCACTGGACGTGCTGCGCGAGCTGGCGGGTGAGATCCCGGTGTTCGGCGTGTGCCTGGGCCATCAGGCCATCGGCCAGGTGTTCGGCGGCAAGGTGATCCGCGCCAAGCAGATCATGCACGGCAAGACCTCGCCGGTGCGCCACCGGGGGCAGGGCGTGTTCGCCGGCTTGCCTGATCCGTTCGAGGCCACGCGCTACCACTCGCTGGTGGTGGAGCAGGATTCGCTGCCCGATTGCCTCGAGGTCACCGCGTGGACGGAGAACGCCGATGGCAGCATCGACGAGATCATGGGCCTGCGCCACAAGACGCTGAAGGTCGAAGGGGTGCAGTTTCACCCGGAGTCGATCCTTACGCAGTACGGCCACGACCTGTTGCGCAACTTCCTGGGCCTGCCGCTGAAGCTCGCGGCATGA
- the trpD gene encoding anthranilate phosphoribosyltransferase translates to MNSAGTVGRRVSITPQEALERTIEHREIFHDEMIELMRQIMRGEVSPLMTAAIITGLRVKKETVGEITGAARVMRELSAKVALPPHEHFVDIVGTGGDGASSFNISTASMFVAAAAGARIAKHGGRSVSSKSGSADVLEALGAVIDLPPAQVAQCMEEVGIGFMFAPNHHPAMKVVAPVRKEMGVRTLFNILGPLTNPAGAPNILMGVFHPDLVGIQVRVLQQLGAKHALVVWGRDGMDEISLGAATLVGELRDGEVREYEVEPEDFGLAMASSRNLRVENAEESRAMLLEALEGRRGVPHDIVCLNAGAALYAANVVDSIGAGIELARATIASGAARAKMDAFVATTRRLAGVA, encoded by the coding sequence ATGAACAGCGCCGGGACCGTGGGGCGCCGCGTCTCCATCACGCCGCAGGAAGCGCTCGAGCGCACCATCGAGCATCGCGAGATCTTCCATGACGAGATGATCGAGCTGATGCGGCAGATCATGCGCGGCGAAGTGAGCCCGCTGATGACGGCGGCGATCATTACCGGCCTGCGCGTGAAGAAGGAAACCGTGGGCGAGATCACCGGCGCGGCACGCGTGATGCGTGAGCTGTCCGCCAAGGTGGCGCTGCCACCGCACGAGCACTTCGTCGACATCGTGGGCACCGGCGGCGATGGCGCGTCGAGCTTCAACATCTCCACCGCCTCCATGTTCGTGGCCGCCGCGGCCGGCGCGCGCATCGCCAAGCATGGCGGTCGCAGCGTGTCGTCCAAGTCGGGCAGCGCGGACGTGCTGGAGGCGCTCGGCGCCGTGATCGACCTGCCGCCGGCCCAGGTGGCGCAGTGCATGGAAGAGGTCGGCATCGGCTTCATGTTCGCGCCCAACCACCATCCCGCGATGAAGGTGGTGGCGCCGGTGCGCAAGGAAATGGGCGTGCGCACGCTGTTCAATATCCTCGGGCCGCTGACCAACCCGGCCGGCGCGCCGAACATCCTGATGGGCGTGTTCCACCCGGACCTGGTCGGCATCCAGGTGCGCGTACTGCAACAGCTGGGCGCGAAGCACGCGCTGGTGGTGTGGGGGCGCGACGGCATGGACGAGATCTCGCTGGGCGCGGCCACGCTGGTCGGCGAACTGCGTGACGGCGAAGTGCGCGAGTACGAGGTGGAGCCGGAGGACTTCGGCCTGGCCATGGCATCCAGCCGGAACCTGCGCGTGGAAAACGCCGAAGAGTCGCGGGCCATGCTGCTGGAGGCGCTGGAAGGGCGCCGCGGCGTGCCGCACGACATCGTCTGCCTCAACGCTGGCGCGGCGCTGTACGCCGCCAACGTGGTGGACTCCATCGGTGCCGGCATCGAACTGGCGCGCGCCACCATTGCCAGCGGCGCAGCACGTGCAAAAATGGACGCCTTCGTAGCCACCACGCGACGACTCGCGGGCGTGGCCTGA
- the trpC gene encoding indole-3-glycerol phosphate synthase TrpC, translating into MTDILQRILSRKSEEVAERSARLPLAELSARVADLPETRGFSAAIEAKIDAGLPAVIAEVKRASPSKGVIRPDFDPAAIARSYEKGGAACLSVLTDKDFFHGSEDFLQQARDACSLPVLRKDFVIDPYQVYEARAIGADCILLIVAALGDAALLELSLLAAELDLDVLCEVHDAEEMERALALPVPLIGVNNRNLRTFHTSLDTSLELQQLIEYDRILVSESGIHTPDDVATLRDAGINAFLVGEAFMRADDPGAELKRLFATT; encoded by the coding sequence ATGACCGACATCCTGCAACGCATTCTCAGCCGCAAGTCCGAAGAAGTCGCCGAGCGCAGCGCCAGGCTGCCGCTGGCGGAACTCTCCGCGCGCGTGGCGGACCTGCCGGAAACCCGCGGATTTTCCGCCGCCATCGAGGCCAAGATCGATGCCGGCCTGCCCGCCGTGATCGCCGAGGTGAAGCGCGCCAGCCCAAGCAAGGGCGTGATCCGCCCGGATTTCGATCCGGCCGCGATCGCGCGCAGCTATGAGAAAGGCGGGGCAGCCTGCCTTTCGGTGCTCACGGACAAGGATTTCTTCCACGGCAGCGAGGATTTCCTGCAACAGGCGCGCGATGCGTGTTCGTTGCCGGTGTTGCGCAAGGATTTCGTCATCGACCCGTACCAGGTGTACGAGGCGCGCGCGATCGGGGCGGACTGCATCCTGCTCATCGTGGCCGCGCTGGGCGATGCCGCGCTGCTGGAGCTGTCGTTGCTGGCGGCCGAGCTCGACCTCGATGTGCTGTGCGAAGTCCATGACGCGGAGGAGATGGAGCGCGCGCTGGCGCTGCCCGTGCCCCTGATTGGCGTCAACAACCGCAACCTGCGTACGTTCCACACCTCGCTGGACACCTCGCTGGAGCTGCAGCAGCTGATCGAGTACGACCGCATCCTGGTCAGCGAATCGGGCATCCACACGCCTGACGACGTGGCCACGCTGCGGGACGCCGGCATCAATGCCTTCCTGGTCGGCGAGGCGTTCATGCGCGCCGACGACCCTGGCGCGGAGCTGAAGCGCCTGTTTGCCACGACGTAA
- a CDS encoding HAD family hydrolase has product MTTGETSLEPVAAEAAVAAPRTVLFDFDGVLIHGDAFYLFMRDRYRRSWLRKLGALCAVPWMLLVAPFSRKLAERALVHVGLMGLNEHRYRAAAETFGAGLVRRPRQFCRDGLNALRRHQASGDRVIVVTGCEHVLVSHILAQLGLGGIDVLASQLRPGPLGMRVKLHNVGRRKPAQLAAFGVSEWHVAYSDSLADAPMLKPAAEAVLVNGTPKLCKKLEKALGRTITRVDWF; this is encoded by the coding sequence ATGACCACAGGGGAAACCAGTCTGGAGCCGGTAGCGGCAGAAGCGGCCGTGGCTGCGCCGCGCACGGTGCTGTTCGATTTCGATGGCGTGCTGATCCACGGCGACGCCTTCTACCTGTTCATGCGCGATCGCTACCGCCGGTCATGGCTGCGCAAGCTGGGCGCGCTGTGTGCGGTGCCGTGGATGCTTCTGGTGGCGCCGTTCTCCCGCAAGCTGGCGGAACGGGCCTTGGTACACGTGGGCCTGATGGGCCTCAATGAGCACCGGTACCGGGCCGCGGCCGAAACCTTCGGCGCGGGCCTGGTGCGCCGGCCCAGGCAGTTCTGCCGGGACGGCCTCAACGCCTTGCGCCGGCACCAGGCGTCGGGCGACCGCGTCATCGTGGTGACGGGCTGCGAGCACGTGCTGGTCAGCCACATCCTGGCCCAGCTGGGCCTGGGTGGCATCGACGTGCTGGCCTCGCAGTTGCGCCCCGGCCCGCTGGGGATGCGTGTGAAACTGCACAACGTGGGCCGTCGCAAACCCGCGCAGCTGGCGGCTTTTGGCGTTAGCGAGTGGCATGTGGCCTATAGCGACTCACTGGCCGATGCCCCCATGCTCAAGCCTGCGGCCGAGGCTGTGCTGGTCAACGGCACGCCCAAGCTTTGCAAGAAGCTGGAAAAGGCCCTGGGCCGCACTATTACCCGCGTCGACTGGTTCTAA
- a CDS encoding bifunctional helix-turn-helix transcriptional regulator/GNAT family N-acetyltransferase — MYLPSLAQLALGSRLKSLSDHFYAAVDEVYRTCGAGVESRWFPVLRFLWENGETTVSDVAQAIGQTHSAVSQLADKLVDAGLVCRNKDILDGRRSLLALTDQGRSSLAALGPIWVAVRRGIVKSLGEQGLETLLDALAATEAALQERPVVDAMLAEHAVLASASLEVVPYAPALKEHFYRLNAQWLERHFRIEDIDREMLGDPERYVLTPGGAIFFARLDGEVIGTCALLHESPGVYELSKMGVDETFRGMGAGRRLLAAAIAEFHRRGGKELFLESNSRLKTALRMYEQAGFVMQPAVRPGSHYERADVYMVYQPVQQGAGG; from the coding sequence ATGTACCTCCCTTCGCTCGCCCAGCTGGCGCTCGGCAGCCGGCTGAAGTCGCTCAGCGACCATTTCTATGCTGCGGTGGACGAGGTCTATCGCACCTGCGGCGCGGGCGTGGAATCGCGCTGGTTCCCGGTGCTGCGCTTCCTCTGGGAGAACGGCGAAACCACCGTCAGCGACGTGGCGCAGGCCATCGGGCAGACCCATTCGGCCGTCAGCCAGCTGGCGGACAAGCTGGTGGACGCGGGCCTGGTTTGTCGCAACAAGGACATCCTGGATGGTCGCCGCAGCCTGCTGGCGCTGACTGACCAGGGGCGATCCAGCCTCGCCGCGCTGGGGCCGATCTGGGTGGCGGTACGCCGGGGCATCGTGAAATCGCTGGGCGAACAGGGCCTGGAGACGCTGCTGGACGCCTTGGCGGCCACGGAAGCCGCGCTGCAGGAGCGCCCGGTGGTCGACGCCATGCTCGCCGAGCATGCGGTGCTGGCGTCGGCGTCGCTGGAAGTCGTGCCCTATGCGCCGGCGCTGAAGGAGCATTTCTACCGGCTCAATGCGCAATGGCTGGAGCGGCACTTCCGCATCGAGGACATCGACCGGGAGATGCTGGGCGACCCGGAACGCTACGTCCTCACACCGGGCGGCGCCATCTTCTTCGCCCGCCTGGACGGCGAGGTCATCGGCACCTGTGCGTTGCTGCACGAATCGCCGGGCGTCTACGAGCTTTCCAAGATGGGGGTGGACGAGACGTTCCGTGGCATGGGCGCCGGGCGCCGCCTGCTGGCGGCGGCGATTGCCGAGTTCCATCGCCGCGGAGGCAAGGAGCTGTTCCTGGAATCCAACAGCCGCCTGAAGACGGCGCTGCGCATGTACGAGCAGGCGGGCTTCGTCATGCAGCCCGCCGTGCGCCCCGGCTCGCATTACGAGCGGGCGGATGTCTACATGGTGTACCAGCCCGTGCAGCAGGGCGCCGGGGGCTGA
- the crp gene encoding cAMP-activated global transcriptional regulator CRP, whose protein sequence is MGSNVAQLKYQLQQAFERSQAPANFAPDPASMERFLALCHRRRYPGKTAIIRPGDPANTLYYIVDGSLAVCTEDEQGRELILAYLSRGQFIGEMGLFVEQAQRESMVRTRTACEMAEISYERLFQLMEGPLREECPKILFAIGSQLTHRLLRTSRQVSRMAFMDVTNRISKTLLDLCQEPDAMTHPDGTQIRISRQEVSRIVGCSREMVGRVLKQLEEQGMIDVAGKTIVVRGTR, encoded by the coding sequence ATGGGATCTAACGTGGCGCAACTCAAATATCAGCTACAACAAGCCTTTGAACGTTCTCAGGCGCCAGCCAACTTTGCGCCGGACCCGGCCTCGATGGAGCGTTTTCTTGCGCTTTGCCATCGCCGGCGCTACCCGGGCAAGACCGCGATCATCCGTCCGGGCGATCCCGCCAATACGCTTTATTACATCGTGGACGGCTCGCTGGCCGTTTGCACCGAAGATGAACAGGGGCGCGAGCTGATCCTGGCTTACCTGAGCCGTGGCCAGTTCATCGGCGAGATGGGCCTGTTCGTCGAGCAGGCCCAGCGCGAATCCATGGTGCGCACCCGCACCGCCTGCGAAATGGCCGAGATCAGCTACGAACGCCTGTTCCAGCTGATGGAAGGCCCGCTGCGCGAGGAATGCCCGAAGATCCTGTTCGCCATCGGCTCCCAGCTGACCCACCGCCTGCTGCGCACCTCGCGCCAGGTCAGCCGCATGGCCTTCATGGACGTCACCAACCGCATCTCCAAGACCCTGCTGGACCTGTGCCAGGAGCCGGATGCGATGACCCATCCGGACGGCACCCAGATCCGCATCTCCCGCCAGGAAGTGAGCCGCATCGTGGGCTGCTCGCGCGAAATGGTGGGCCGCGTGCTCAAGCAGCTCGAGGAGCAGGGCATGATCGACGTGGCGGGCAAGACCATCGTGGTGCGCGGCACGCGCTGA